Proteins from a single region of Lysinibacillus sp. JNUCC-52:
- a CDS encoding MBL fold metallo-hydrolase, which yields MIEIKTLATGSKGNCYHITDGSTPLLLECGISFKQIQQGVNFETSNLGGVLVTHEHKDHCKGVESVLNRGLDVYMSKGTQEALQLQHHRINTVESKKQFRVGTWTILPFDVQHDVNEPLGFLLQSDNGGKLLFATDTYYVKYRFSGLTHIMIECNYDQQTLDDNVESGRIHPAMRKRVMKSHFSLENLLEFFKANDLSKVEEIHLLHLSDGNSNMERIFKSVARATGKMIFIP from the coding sequence ATGATTGAAATCAAGACTCTAGCAACAGGAAGTAAGGGGAATTGTTATCACATTACAGATGGTAGCACCCCTCTACTCCTAGAGTGTGGTATCAGCTTCAAACAGATACAGCAGGGCGTTAATTTCGAGACTTCGAACCTTGGTGGTGTACTTGTTACCCATGAGCACAAAGACCACTGTAAAGGCGTGGAATCGGTGTTAAATCGAGGGTTAGATGTTTACATGTCAAAAGGTACTCAAGAGGCATTGCAACTACAGCACCACCGTATTAATACAGTCGAAAGCAAGAAGCAATTCAGAGTAGGTACTTGGACGATATTGCCGTTTGATGTTCAGCATGATGTAAATGAGCCATTAGGGTTTTTACTACAGTCAGACAACGGCGGAAAGCTTTTATTCGCAACAGATACTTACTATGTGAAATACCGATTCTCAGGGCTAACTCACATCATGATTGAGTGTAATTACGACCAACAAACATTGGACGACAACGTAGAGAGTGGCCGTATTCATCCAGCAATGCGTAAAAGGGTTATGAAGTCACATTTTAGCTTAGAAAACCTTTTAGAGTTCTTTAAAGCTAACGACTTATCAAAGGTCGAAGAAATACATTTACTGCATTTATCAGATGGCAATAGCAACATGGAGCGCATCTTTAAATCAGTAGCAAGGGCAACAGGCAAGATGATTTTTATTCCGTAG
- a CDS encoding RecT family recombinase: protein MTNQLAQQQNQVAPKEKQNAFVTQVAKKIEEMKQQGQINLPDNYSAVNALQAAYFTLTAVDFGSNKALIDKVTPESVAFALQDMAIQGLSVAKKQGYFVPYGDKLQFLRSYHGTQAVLKRLNGVKDIWANVIWKGEEFEVEYNERGQLAFKAHKVNWKAATGKKEDIEGAYCIIEREDGKQFLTVMTMDEIATAWSTAKTQNVQNKYPQEMAKRTVINRASKAFINTSDDSDLLIESVNRTTENEFEPTVKDMGDIEEVKREIEQNANSEVIDFTNEPAEKVEATVVVETKKPVQQQQASFTDGPGF from the coding sequence ATGACAAATCAATTAGCACAACAACAAAACCAAGTAGCTCCAAAAGAAAAACAAAACGCTTTTGTTACACAAGTAGCGAAAAAGATTGAGGAAATGAAACAACAAGGTCAAATTAACTTGCCAGATAACTATTCTGCAGTTAATGCCTTACAAGCAGCTTATTTCACGCTGACAGCCGTAGATTTCGGTAGTAACAAAGCATTGATTGATAAAGTAACTCCTGAATCAGTAGCCTTTGCTCTCCAAGACATGGCAATCCAAGGGTTATCTGTAGCTAAAAAGCAGGGTTATTTCGTGCCATACGGTGACAAATTGCAGTTCTTACGCTCTTATCATGGTACCCAAGCAGTCCTTAAAAGATTGAATGGCGTAAAAGATATTTGGGCAAACGTTATCTGGAAAGGCGAAGAGTTTGAGGTCGAATATAACGAACGAGGTCAACTAGCTTTCAAAGCTCACAAAGTAAATTGGAAAGCTGCCACAGGTAAAAAAGAGGATATCGAAGGTGCTTATTGCATTATTGAGCGCGAGGACGGCAAACAGTTCTTAACGGTTATGACAATGGATGAAATTGCAACAGCATGGTCAACAGCTAAAACGCAAAATGTCCAAAATAAGTATCCGCAAGAAATGGCGAAACGTACAGTTATCAACCGTGCTTCGAAAGCCTTTATTAATACATCCGATGATAGTGATCTATTAATAGAATCTGTTAATCGCACAACTGAAAATGAGTTTGAGCCAACAGTCAAAGATATGGGTGACATTGAAGAAGTGAAGCGAGAAATTGAACAAAATGCTAACTCAGAAGTAATTGATTTTACTAATGAACCTGCTGAAAAAGTTGAGGCAACAGTAGTTGTTGAAACTAAAAAGCCAGTACAGCAACAACAAGCTTCATTTACTGATGGACCAGGTTTCTAA